Proteins encoded together in one Streptomyces sp. NA04227 window:
- the uraD gene encoding 2-oxo-4-hydroxy-4-carboxy-5-ureidoimidazoline decarboxylase — protein MSSGSTPGLDRFNALPEERAETLLRNVCASRAWVHGLLARRPYASLGELLAASDEFTAALQARDLGEALAAHPPIGRPTAGDARSAREQRGAASASEQLRAELLALNLRYQERFGQVFLICATGLDGRTMRDALRTRLGNTPERERALVRTELGKINRIRLYELAEAQPKPQSALEPGAGSASEPKSRSASEAQGE, from the coding sequence GTGAGTTCAGGTTCGACTCCCGGTCTCGACCGTTTCAACGCCCTGCCCGAGGAGCGGGCCGAGACACTGCTGCGCAACGTCTGTGCCTCCCGCGCCTGGGTACACGGACTGCTCGCGCGCCGTCCCTACGCCTCGCTCGGTGAACTCCTTGCCGCCTCCGACGAGTTCACGGCCGCGCTCCAGGCGCGCGACCTCGGCGAGGCGCTCGCCGCGCATCCGCCGATCGGTCGCCCCACGGCGGGCGACGCCCGCTCCGCCCGGGAGCAGCGCGGGGCGGCATCGGCCTCCGAGCAGCTCAGGGCCGAGCTCCTGGCACTCAACCTGCGCTACCAGGAACGGTTCGGACAGGTGTTCCTGATCTGCGCCACCGGACTCGACGGCCGCACGATGCGCGACGCCCTGCGCACCCGCCTCGGCAACACGCCGGAACGCGAACGCGCGCTCGTCCGCACCGAACTCGGCAAGATCAACCGGATCCGGCTGTACGAGCTGGCCGAGGCTCAGCCGAAGCCTCAGTCCGCCCTCGAACCAGGTGCCGGGTCCGCGTCCGAGCCCAAGAGCCGATCCGCGTCCGAGGCCCAAGGAGAGTGA
- the uraH gene encoding hydroxyisourate hydrolase encodes MSTHVLDTAAGHPAAGIGVNLNARAASGTWASVGSSRTDPDGRCRDLPPLPTGTTAARLDFDTGPAAPVARGFFPEVAVTFTVSPGEHHHVPLLLSPYGYTVYRGS; translated from the coding sequence GTGTCCACACACGTCCTCGACACCGCGGCCGGACACCCGGCCGCGGGTATCGGGGTAAACCTCAACGCCCGTGCGGCGAGCGGCACTTGGGCATCGGTCGGGTCCTCGCGTACGGACCCCGACGGCCGGTGCCGCGACCTGCCGCCGCTTCCTACGGGGACCACCGCGGCCCGCCTCGACTTCGACACCGGCCCGGCCGCCCCGGTGGCCCGGGGCTTCTTCCCCGAGGTGGCCGTCACCTTCACCGTCTCGCCGGGCGAGCACCACCACGTACCGCTGCTGCTCAGCCCGTACGGCTACACGGTGTACCGGGGGAGCTGA
- a CDS encoding helix-turn-helix domain-containing protein, translating to MSGAADKGTAPDDDPFTAALRPLVDAVGGEILAPAEAAPGDVMLHWEGHEALAVRLPQLAESLDRILTALERQYGEPLAALDRRTKQEIVRGLEARGAFTVRHGVERAARALGVSRFTVYNYLNRQSAAPESAVPERAAVEDGEV from the coding sequence ATGAGCGGGGCGGCCGACAAGGGGACGGCCCCGGACGACGACCCGTTCACGGCCGCGCTCCGGCCGCTGGTGGACGCCGTGGGCGGCGAGATCCTCGCACCGGCCGAGGCCGCTCCCGGGGACGTGATGCTGCACTGGGAGGGACACGAAGCCCTCGCCGTACGGCTCCCGCAGCTCGCCGAGTCCCTGGACCGCATCCTCACCGCTCTGGAGCGTCAGTACGGCGAGCCGCTCGCCGCACTCGACCGCCGGACGAAGCAGGAGATCGTCCGCGGCCTCGAAGCGCGCGGGGCGTTCACGGTACGGCACGGGGTCGAGCGGGCGGCGCGGGCACTGGGGGTCAGCCGGTTCACGGTTTACAACTACTTGAACCGGCAGAGCGCCGCTCCGGAGAGCGCCGTCCCGGAGCGTGCCGCAGTGGAGGACGGCGAGGTGTAG
- a CDS encoding AMP-binding protein, translating to MEALVDGPGTSAAGLSYAHGTDATTLIGDTIGANLARTAAAHPDREALVDVPSGRRWTYAELDAAVSELARGLLARGVAKGERVGIWAVNCPEWVLVQYATARIGAVMVNINPAYRAHELEFVLNQAGIRLLVASTGHKTSDYRALVEQVRGACPQLRETVFLGEPSWTALTEAGATVEPAELAAHAAELSCDDPINIQYTSGTTGFPKGATLSHHNILNNGYWVAETLGYTERDRVCVPVPFYHCFGMVMGNLAATSHGACIVIPAPSFEPAATLAAVAQERCTSLYGVPTMFIAELNLPDFAAYDLSSLRTGIMAGSPCPVEVMKRVVAEMNMAEVSICYGMTETSPVSCQTRRDDDLERRTGTVGRVLPHLEVKVVDPVSGVTLPHGEAGELCTRGYSVMLGYWNEPEKTAEAIDAGRWMHTGDLAVMREDGYLQIVGRIKDMIIRGGENIYPREIEEFLHGHPKIADVQVVGVPHEKYGEEVLACVILHDAEQPLDLDELRAYCHERLAHYKIPSRLRIMDDFPMTVSGKVRKVELREGYGA from the coding sequence ATGGAAGCGTTGGTGGACGGGCCGGGGACGTCGGCGGCGGGGCTCAGCTATGCGCACGGCACCGATGCCACCACCCTGATCGGGGACACGATCGGGGCGAACCTCGCCCGCACCGCGGCCGCCCACCCGGACCGCGAGGCACTTGTCGACGTGCCCTCGGGACGCCGCTGGACCTACGCCGAACTCGACGCCGCTGTCTCGGAGTTGGCGCGCGGTCTGCTCGCACGGGGCGTGGCCAAGGGGGAGCGGGTCGGCATCTGGGCGGTCAACTGTCCGGAGTGGGTGCTCGTCCAGTACGCGACGGCCCGCATCGGCGCCGTCATGGTCAACATCAACCCCGCCTACCGTGCCCACGAGTTGGAGTTCGTCCTCAACCAGGCCGGGATCCGCCTGCTCGTCGCCTCGACCGGGCACAAGACGAGCGACTACCGGGCCCTCGTCGAGCAAGTACGGGGCGCGTGCCCGCAGTTGCGCGAGACCGTCTTCCTCGGCGAGCCGAGCTGGACCGCGCTGACCGAAGCGGGTGCCACCGTCGAACCGGCCGAACTCGCCGCCCATGCGGCCGAGTTGAGCTGTGACGACCCGATCAACATCCAGTACACCTCGGGCACCACCGGCTTCCCCAAGGGCGCCACCCTCTCGCACCACAACATCCTCAACAACGGCTACTGGGTGGCCGAGACGCTCGGTTACACCGAGCGGGACCGGGTGTGCGTACCGGTGCCCTTCTACCACTGCTTCGGCATGGTGATGGGAAACCTGGCCGCCACCTCGCACGGCGCCTGCATCGTGATCCCCGCGCCCTCCTTCGAACCGGCGGCGACCCTCGCCGCGGTCGCCCAGGAGCGCTGCACCTCGCTCTACGGGGTGCCGACCATGTTCATCGCCGAACTGAACCTCCCCGACTTCGCCGCGTACGACCTCTCCTCGCTGCGCACCGGCATCATGGCCGGATCGCCCTGCCCGGTGGAGGTCATGAAGCGCGTCGTCGCCGAGATGAACATGGCCGAGGTGTCCATCTGTTACGGCATGACGGAGACCTCGCCCGTCTCCTGTCAGACCCGGCGCGACGACGACCTCGAACGCCGCACCGGCACGGTCGGCCGCGTTCTGCCGCACCTGGAGGTCAAGGTGGTCGACCCGGTCTCCGGGGTGACCCTGCCGCACGGCGAGGCCGGGGAACTGTGCACCCGTGGCTACAGCGTGATGCTCGGCTACTGGAACGAGCCGGAGAAGACGGCCGAGGCGATCGACGCGGGGCGCTGGATGCACACCGGCGACCTCGCGGTGATGCGCGAGGACGGCTACCTCCAGATCGTCGGCCGCATCAAGGACATGATCATCCGGGGCGGCGAGAACATCTACCCGAGGGAGATCGAGGAGTTCCTGCACGGGCACCCGAAGATCGCCGACGTACAGGTGGTGGGCGTACCGCACGAGAAGTACGGCGAGGAGGTCCTTGCCTGCGTCATCCTGCACGACGCCGAACAGCCCCTGGATCTGGACGAGTTGCGCGCGTACTGCCACGAACGCCTCGCCCACTACAAGATCCCGTCCCGGCTGCGGATCATGGACGACTTCCCGATGACGGTCAGCGGCAAGGTCCGCAAGGTGGAGCTGCGGGAGGGGTACGGGGCCTGA
- the pucL gene encoding factor-independent urate hydroxylase: MNEANEVNEPNGAERPRPVLLGQNQYGKAECRVVRVTREGGRHRLKDLNVSVSLSGDMDEVHLSGANARVLPTDTMKNTVFAFAKEYGIAGVEEFAVRLARHFVRSQEAIGRAEVRIEQYAWERLADGDGREFAHSFARKGQETRLTRVTCEGERWEVVSGLKDLVLMNTTDSEFRGFATDPYTTLTETGDRVLATEVFARWRFHWTGGGDPVPDWESSYPAVRSCLLEAFAGTYSHSLQQTLYAMGSQVIAVRPEVDEIRLSLPNKHHFLVDLAPFGLDNESGDDRVYLAADRPYGLIEATVLREGREARIPTVPAGQPQA; the protein is encoded by the coding sequence GTGAACGAGGCGAACGAGGTGAACGAACCGAACGGGGCAGAGCGTCCGCGTCCGGTGCTCCTTGGACAGAACCAGTACGGCAAGGCGGAGTGCCGGGTGGTGCGGGTGACCCGCGAGGGCGGGCGGCACCGGCTCAAGGATCTGAACGTCTCGGTCTCGCTGTCCGGGGACATGGACGAGGTCCACCTCAGCGGCGCCAACGCGCGCGTGCTGCCGACCGACACCATGAAGAACACGGTGTTCGCCTTCGCCAAGGAGTACGGGATCGCGGGTGTGGAGGAGTTCGCCGTGCGGCTGGCGCGGCACTTCGTGCGGTCGCAGGAGGCGATCGGGCGGGCGGAGGTCAGGATCGAGCAGTACGCGTGGGAGCGGCTTGCCGACGGAGACGGCCGGGAGTTCGCCCACTCCTTCGCCCGCAAGGGGCAGGAGACCCGGCTGACCCGGGTCACCTGCGAGGGGGAGCGCTGGGAGGTGGTCTCCGGGCTCAAGGACCTCGTCCTGATGAACACCACCGACTCGGAGTTCCGCGGTTTCGCGACGGACCCCTACACCACCCTCACCGAGACCGGCGACCGCGTCCTGGCCACCGAGGTCTTCGCGCGCTGGCGGTTCCACTGGACCGGGGGCGGTGACCCGGTGCCGGACTGGGAGTCCTCGTACCCGGCCGTCCGGAGCTGTCTGCTCGAGGCCTTCGCGGGCACCTACTCGCACTCGCTGCAGCAGACGCTCTACGCGATGGGCTCGCAGGTGATAGCCGTGCGCCCGGAGGTCGACGAGATACGCCTGTCGCTGCCGAACAAGCACCACTTCCTCGTGGACCTCGCGCCGTTCGGCCTCGACAACGAGAGCGGCGACGACCGGGTCTACCTCGCCGCCGACCGGCCGTACGGCCTGATCGAGGCAACCGTGTTGCGCGAGGGCCGCGAGGCCCGTATCCCCACCGTTCCCGCCGGACAGCCGCAGGCCTGA